In Ctenopharyngodon idella isolate HZGC_01 chromosome 2, HZGC01, whole genome shotgun sequence, the following are encoded in one genomic region:
- the ankrd33bb gene encoding ankyrin repeat domain-containing protein 33B codes for MVLITENGVAGVVHLVKDHQYGTSVNQARGWNNESFIQSSNSVEPTEDSYYADDEDHHLYDDDDDDDDDIYQEFEELDFSELPDSKSIVSDDSFYPPDDSLNFEKCPSPESPEPLSFFKACCSNNAIIVKIMIRQGVTEEEVREVDKNNRTGLIVACYQGYVDVVIALSQCPYVDVNWQDNEGNTALMTAAQAGHSMITNYLLNYFPGLDTERRNCHGFTAMMKAAMQGRAECVRSLMMTGGDIEARDFGRKLTPWEWAMFTGRYETAKLISRLMEQPCAEQFCDSYRMEWPMLSELVTQSKEPKSCWKKFSECVCNLFSISMKTNPVDEGVMDYMVRMTTALASPLIATACHTVCPGSPPCVGKRRPAVQDILRRQRLAELKNLGPDRFNNYKRLFQNSRVLLVPKKQERRASLQPQLLHSVAMASSVALRRSSLLPLHMMRRSSVRPGMVVPKVMLCKAPSPMYMPERPPRRASKDSSQLQIPKWRYKALKEEKKKAEKMDRLRIGRKK; via the exons ATGGTGCTAATAACTGAAAATGGTGTTGCAGGAGTTGTACATCTGGTCAAAGATCACCAATATGGCACCAGTGTCAACCAAGCAAGAGGCTGGAACAATGAGTCCTTCATACAGAGCTCCAATTCTGTGGAGCCAACAGAGGACTCTTATTATGCAGATGATGAAGACCACCAtctttatgatgatgatgatgatgatgatgacgacatCTACCAAGAGTTTGAGGAGTTGGACTTTTCTGAACTACCGGATAGCAAGAGCATTGTGTCAGACGATTCCTTCTACCCACCTGATGATTCGCTCAACTTTGAAAAATGCCCGAGTCCTGAGAGCCCCGAGCCACTCAGCTTCTTCAAAGCATGCTGTTCAAACAATGCCATCATCGTCAAAATCATGATAAGACAAGGTGTGACAGAGGAGGAGGTGCGAGAGGTGGACAAAAATAACAGA ACAGGTCTGATTGTGGCGTGTTACCAGGGCTATGTGGATGTGGTCATTGCACTTTCTCAGTGTCCATATGTGGACGTGAACTGGCAGGATAATGAAGGGAATACAGCTCTCATGACTGCTGCACAAGCAG GTCACAGTATGATTACCAACTACCTGCTGAACTATTTTCCCGGGCTTGACACTGAGCGCAGGAACTGCCACGGCTTCACTGCAATGATGAAAGCAGCCATGCAGGGTCGAGCCGAATGCGTGCGGTCTCTCATGATGACAG GGGGAGACATTGAAGCAAGGGACTTTGGCCGTAAGCTGACTCCATGGGAATGGGCCATGTTCACGGGCCGCTACGAGACCGCCAAATTGATATCCCGACTGATGGAACAGCCATGTGCTGAACAGTTTTGTGACTCTTACCGCATGGAGTGGCCTATGCTAAGCGAACTGGTGACCCAATCAAAGGAGCCCAAGTCCTGCTGGAAGAAGTTCTCCGAGTGTGTCTGTAACTTGTTCTCCATCAGCATGAAGACCAACCCCGTAGATGAAGGCGTCATGGACTACATGGTGCGCATGACCACAGCGCTAGCCAGCCCACTCATAGCCACCGCCTGCCACACTGTGTGCCCGGGCAGCCCTCCGTGTGTTGGAAAACGTCGCCCTGCTGTACAGGACATCCTCCGCAGACAGCGTCTTGCTGAGCTGAAGAATCTGGGGCCTGATCGCTTCAACAACTACAAGCGGCTCTTCCAGAACTCCAGGGTGCTGCTGGTGCCGAAGAAGCAGGAACGGCGCGCCAGTCTGCAGCCACAGTTACTGCATAGCGTAGCGATGGCCTCCAGCGTGGCCCTGAGGAGAAGCAGTCTGCTGCCCCTACACATGATGCGCAGAAGCAGTGTGCGTCCTGGAATGGTGGTACCTAAAGTCATGCTGTGTAAAGCTCCTAGCCCCATGTACATGCCGGAGCGGCCGCCGCGCAGGGCTTCAAAAGACTCGTCACAACTACAGATCCCTAAATGGAGGTACAAAGCTCTGAAGGAGGAGAAGAAGAAAGCTGAAAAGATGGATAGGTTGAGAATCGGGAGGAAAAAGTGA
- the marchf6 gene encoding E3 ubiquitin-protein ligase MARCH6, translating into MDTAEEADICRVCRSEGTQDKPLYHPCVCTGSIKFIHQECLVQWLKHSRKEYCELCKHRFAFTPIYSPDMPSRLPVQDIFAGLVTSIGTAIRYWFHYTLVAFAWLGVVPLTACRIYKCLFTGSVSSLLTLPLDMLSTENLLADCLQGCFVVTCTLCAFISLVWLREQIVHGGAPLWLEQNQQQPANAAGPPNEAPGQGNGGAENQPMPAPAEPPGENAAAAEAPDLPADPAEEMELDNDDEEDGGAEDVADANNGAQDDMNWNALEWDRAAEELTWERMLGLDGSLVFLEHVFWVVSLNTLFILVFAFCPYHIGHFSVVGLGFEEYVRASHFEGLITTIVGYVLLAITLIVCHGLAALVRFQRSRRLLGVCYIVVKVSLLVVVEIGVFPLICGWWLDICSLEMFDASLKDRELSFESAPGTTMFLHWLVGMVYVFYFASFILLLREVLRPGVLWFLRNLNDPDFNPVQEMIHLPIYRHLRRFILSVVVFGSIVLLMLWLPIRIIKHIFPSFLPYNVMLYSDAPVSELSLELLLLQVVLPALLEQGHTRQWLKGLVRAWTVTAGYLLDLHSYLLGDQEDNENNANQQANNINQQARNNAIPVVGEGLHAAHQAILQQGGPVGFQPYHRPMKFPLRIVLLILFMCLTLLLASLVCLTLPVFTGRWLMSFWTGSAKIHELYTAACGLYVCWLSIRAITVLLAWMPQGRRVILLKVQEWTLMIMKTLIVAVLLAGVIPLLLGLLFELVIVAPLRVPLDQTPLFYPWQDWALGVLHAKIIAAITLMGPQWWLKTVIEQVYANGIRNIDLHFIIRKLAAPVIAVLLLSLCIPYVISVGIVPLIGVTMEMQNLVQRRIYPFLLMVVVLMGILSFQIRQFKRLYEHIKNDKYLVGQRLVNYERKAGKASTTTHSSSVQE; encoded by the exons ATGGACACTGCCGAAGAAG CTGATATATGTAGGGTGTGTCGATCTGAGGGAACTCAAGACAAACCCCTCTACCATCCCTGTGTTTGTACTGGAAGTATTAAGTTCATCCACCAAGAATG CTTGGTGCAGTGGCTTAAACACAGCAGAAAAGAGTACTGCGAATTATGCAAGCACAGATTTGCTTTCACGCCAA TTTACTCTCCAGACATGCCTTCACGGCTCCCAGTTCAAGACATTTTCGCAGGACTGGTCACCAGTATAGGCACGGCAATCCGATACTGGTTTCATTACACGCTTGTTGCCTTCGCTTGGCTGGGGGTTGTACCTCTAACAGCAT GTCGCATCTATAAGTGTCTGTTCACTGGATCCGTAAGCTCCCTCCTGACTCTGCCATTAGACATGCTCTCCAC AGAGAACTTGCTGGCTGACTGCCTGCAGGGCTGCTTTGTGGTGACCTGCACCCTCTGCGCCTTCATCAGTCTGGTGTGGCTGCGGGAGCAGATTGTTCATGGTGGAGCCCCTTTATGGTTGGAGCAGAACCAGCAGCAACCTGCCAATGCAGCAGGACCGCCCAACGAG GCCCCTGGCCAGGGTAATGGAGGTGCTGAAAACCAGCCTATGCCCGCCCCGGCTGAACCTCCAGGGGAGAACGCTGCAGCGGCTGAGGCTCCTGACCTCCCTGCTGATCCTGCGGAAGAGATGGAGCTAGATAATGACGATGAGGAGGATGGAGGAGCCGAAGATGTGGCAGATGCCAACAATGGAGCACAGG ATGATATGAACTGGAATGCTCTGGAATGGGATCGTGCAGCTGAAGAGCTCACTTGGGAAAGG ATGCTTGGGCTTGATGGGTCCTTGGTTTTCCTG gAACATGTCTTCTGGGTGGTCTCACTCAACACACTCTTCATCCTGGTGTTTG CTTTCTGTCCCTACCATATTGGCCACTTCTCAGTGGTTGGACTTGGTTTTGAAGAATAT GTTCGTGCCTCACACTTTGAGGGTCTCATCACCACTATAGTTGGATATGTTCTTTTAGCCATCACACTCATCGTGTGCCAT GGATTAGCAGCACTGGTGAGATTTCAAAGATCACGGCGCTTGTTAGGAGTCTGCTACATTGTGGTAAAG GTGTCTCTTCTAGTAGTCGTAGAGATTGGTGTGTTCCCCCTCATCTGTGGCTGGTGGCTTGATATCTGCTCTCTG GAAATGTTTGATGCCTCATTAAAAGACAGAGAGTTGAGTTTTGAATCAGCGCCAGGGACCACTATGTTCCTTCACTGGCTGGTGGGGATGGTCTACGTCTTCTATTTTGCCTCTTTTATTCTTCTGCTCAGAGAG GTTCTAAGGCCTGGAGTCTTGTGGTTTCTCAGAAATCTGAACGATCCAGATTTCAACCCAGTGCAGGAAATGATTCACCTACCAATATACAGACACCTGAGACGATTCATACTGTCAGTG GTTGTGTTTGGCTCAATTGTTCTTCTCATGTTGTGGCTTCCTATCCGGATAATCAAACACATCTTCCCTTCATTTCTGCCCTACAATGTGATGCTTTACAg cgATGCTCCAGTGAGTGAGCTGTCTCTGGAGTTGCTGTTATTGCAGGTTGTTCTTCCTGCTCTGTTGGAACAGGGACATACGCGACAGTGGCTCAAAGGTCTGGTAAGAGCCTGGACCGTGACCGCTGGCTACTTGCT AGACTTGCACTCTTACTTGCTGGGAGACCAGGAAGACAATGAGAACAATGCCAACCAGCAAGCCAACAACATCAACCAGCAGGCCCGTAACAATGCCATTCCTGTGGTGGGAGAAGGTCTGCATGCTGCTCACCAGGCCATACTGCAGCAGGGCGGCCCAGTGGGCTTCCAGCCCTATCACCGGCCCATGAAATTTCCTCTAAGG ATTGTGTTGCTGATATTGTTCATGTGCTTGACGTTGCTTTTGGCCAGTTTGGTGTGTCTCACGTTACCAG TGTTCACTGGACGCTGGCTGATGTCCTTCTGGACGGGCAGCGCTAAGATCCATGAGCTGTACACTGCAGCATGTGGGCTGTATGTGTGCTGGCTCTCCATCAGAGCGATCACAGTGCTGCTGGCCTGGATGCCTCAGGGGCGTAGAGTAATCCTTCTCAAGGTTCAGGAGTGGACCCTCATG ATTATGAAGACACTGATTGTGGCTGTGCTGTTGGCTGGAGTGATCCCTCTGCTCTTGGGACTGTTGTTCGAGCTGGTGATTGTAGCTCCTCTCAGAGTGCCGCTGGATCAGACACCTCTGTTCTACCCCTGGCAG GACTGGGCTTTAGGAGTGCTGCATGCCAAAATCATTGCTGCCATCACCCTCATGGGTCCCCAGTGGTGGTTGAAGACCGTTATTGAACAG GTGTATGCCAATGGAATCAGGAACATTGACCTTCATTTCATCATCAGGAAGTTAGCGGCCCCGGTCATCGCTGTATTGCTGCTTTCTCTCTGCATCCCCTACGTGATTTCTGTAGGCATCGTCCCCCTTATTG GGGTCACTATGGAGATGCAGAATCTGGTGCAGAGGAGAATCTACCCCTTCCTTCTGATGGTAGTGGTGCTGATGGGTATCCTCTCTTTCCAAATCCGACAATTCAAGCGCCTTTATGAGCACATCAAGAATGACAA GTACCTTGTTGGACAAAGACTTGTGAACTATGAACGCAAAGCTGGCAAGGCCAGCACTACCACACACAGCAGTTCAGTGCAGGAGTAA
- the atpsckmt gene encoding ATP synthase subunit C lysine N-methyltransferase, with protein MSDFGTESNLCSETYKQGSAGEGTFKKRLGIIATCVVGGSLVALYAVTGPFVAPALRKVCLPFVPATRTQIENVLTVLKTRSGSLVDIGSGDGRIVIAAAKRGFKAVGFELNPWLVWYSRYKAWREGVHHSTSFYISDLWKVSFSEYTNVVIFGVPQMMEQLEVKLQTELQNSAKVVACRFPFPTWTPDDVAGEGIDTVWVYNAKTFKPHIGNDKDGERQDAISLQQR; from the exons ATGTCTGACTTTGGCACCGAATCAAATCTATGCTCAGAGACTTATAAGCAGGGATCAGCTGGTGAAGGTACTTTTAAAAAACGACTCGGTATTATTGCAACTTGTGTCGTCGGAGGGTCATTGGTCGCTCTGTATGCAGTGACCGGACCGTTTGTTGCACCAGCATTGAGGAAAGTTTGTCTGCCATTCGTACCTGCAACAAGGACACAAATTGAAAACGTTCTAACGGTTTTGAAAACTAGATCAGGCTCCCTGGTAGATATCGGCAGCGGAGATGGACGGATA GTTATCGCTGCAGCAAAAAGAGGCTTCAAGGCAGTTGGCTTTGAGCTCAACCCATGGCTGGTCTGGTACTCCCGTTACAAAGCCTGGAGGGAAGGTGTTCATCACAGCACATCTTTCTATATTTCAGACCTTTGGAAG GTCAGTTTTTCAGAGTACACCAATGTGGTCATCTTTGGGGTTCCTCAAATG ATGGAGCAGCTTGAAGTCAAGCTCCAAACAGAGCTTCAGAATTCAGCCAAAGTAGTAGCTTGTCGCTTCCCTTTTCCCACTTGGACTCCTGATGATGTAGCAGGAGAGGGAATTGACACTGTGTGGGTTTATAATGCCAAGACATTCAAACCACACATCGGAAATGACAAAGACGGTGAGAGACAAGATGCCATAAGTCTTCAGCAGCGATGA